Proteins encoded in a region of the Stieleria neptunia genome:
- the dsrP gene encoding sulfate reduction electron transfer complex DsrMKJOP subunit DsrP → MSSTTAIPTSDDHRSEDSHLLTYPRFLKRILSLATEGSFGFYAWMTVLTALSLVGANAWANQVAGGMIGTNMTDHVSWGLYIANFTFCVGLAAGGVMMVIPAYLYDDEDMHKVVIIGEMVAIAAIVMCTLSVVVDLGRPDRFWHMIPGIGEFNWPMSMLTWDVIVLNGYLLINLHVVGYLLYMRYLGRKPNPKWYIPFVFLSIFWAISIHTVTAFLYCGLGGRPFWNTALLAPRFLASAFVSGPAFIILVMRVIRITTGYTAPVGPARTLVQIIRVAMVVNLVMLASEIFTLFYTGGGHASSAKYLFFGAHGHYGLVPWMWSAITLNLLGTFLFFMPSAMERSTVRIVACLCCIVGIWIEKGMGLIIPGFIPSTLHEIVEYTPSLIEWKVTVGIWAFGMLILTVLIKLVVSVFTDQVSSKQPTATS, encoded by the coding sequence ATGAGCAGCACGACGGCCATTCCCACAAGCGATGATCATCGGAGCGAAGACTCCCATCTGCTGACCTACCCACGGTTCCTCAAACGCATCCTCTCGCTGGCAACCGAAGGATCGTTTGGATTTTACGCCTGGATGACGGTTTTGACCGCCTTGTCTTTGGTGGGAGCCAATGCCTGGGCCAATCAGGTCGCCGGCGGCATGATCGGCACCAACATGACCGATCACGTCAGCTGGGGATTGTACATTGCCAATTTCACCTTCTGTGTCGGGCTGGCTGCCGGCGGCGTGATGATGGTGATCCCGGCCTACCTTTATGACGACGAAGACATGCACAAGGTCGTGATCATCGGTGAAATGGTGGCGATCGCCGCGATCGTGATGTGCACGCTGAGCGTGGTCGTCGACCTGGGCCGTCCGGATCGGTTTTGGCACATGATTCCCGGCATCGGCGAATTCAATTGGCCGATGTCGATGTTGACCTGGGACGTGATCGTGCTCAATGGCTACCTGCTGATCAACTTGCACGTCGTCGGCTACTTGCTCTACATGCGTTACTTGGGTCGCAAACCGAACCCCAAGTGGTACATTCCGTTTGTCTTCTTGTCGATCTTCTGGGCGATCAGCATTCATACGGTCACGGCATTCTTGTACTGCGGACTGGGCGGACGACCGTTTTGGAACACCGCCCTGCTGGCGCCACGATTCCTGGCCTCGGCGTTTGTCAGCGGCCCCGCCTTCATCATCCTGGTGATGCGCGTGATACGGATCACCACCGGTTACACCGCACCGGTGGGACCGGCCAGGACGCTAGTTCAAATCATTCGCGTTGCGATGGTGGTCAACCTGGTGATGCTGGCCAGCGAGATCTTCACGCTCTTTTACACCGGTGGTGGGCATGCGTCCTCGGCCAAGTATCTGTTCTTTGGCGCCCACGGTCACTACGGTTTGGTGCCTTGGATGTGGTCCGCCATCACACTGAATTTGCTCGGCACGTTTTTGTTCTTCATGCCGTCAGCCATGGAACGCAGTACCGTCCGCATCGTCGCTTGCCTATGCTGCATCGTCGGCATTTGGATCGAAAAAGGGATGGGTCTGATCATTCCAGGATTCATTCCTTCGACGCTTCATGAGATCGTCGAGTACACACCCAGCCTGATCGAGTGGAAAGTCACCGTCGGCATTTGGGCGTTTGGAATGCTGATCCTGACCGTACTGATCAAATTAGTCGTCAGCGTCTTTACCGATCAGGTGAGTTCGAAACAGCCGACGGCGACGAGTTGA
- the fusA gene encoding elongation factor G: MKLEKVRNIGISAHIDSGKTTLSERILFYAGRIHKIEDVRGGGDGATMDHMELEKERGITITSAATSLEWKGYKVNLIDTPGHVDFTVEVERSLRVLDGAVLVLCSVGGVQSQSITVDRQMKRYQVPRVAFINKMDRTGANPFRVVEQLRDKLGAEAFLMQYPIGAEDKFEGVVDLIEMKSYRFSGDEGQNVDVGEVPADLLEKCQAQRIHMLEQLSMYNDEMMELLLSEEEVPLEMIYKVTRDAVLGGATPVYMGSAFKNKGVQPLLDAVNRYLPSPLDREIRGVDPKDETKKIELKPDPDAPFVGMAFKIVDDEFGQLTFMRIYQGTIEKAGTYVNQRTGRKERFSQIVRMHSDKREKVDSACAGDIVAVTGIDSASGDTYGIERDQCTLESMFVPDPVIKIAVMPKNRSDGDKMSKALQRFRKEDPTFRVMTDEETNEILISGMGELHLEVYIERIRREYDVEIEVGAPKVSYRESPTRAIEFNYKHKKQTGGSGQYAHIVGKLSPLDSISEDSFEFEDHVVGGRIPKQYIPAIEKGFRDILGKGPLAEYPVVGTKIDLDDGSFHEVDSSEKAFYTAAQGCFREYFKQAAPKLLEPIMKIEIECPEDFQGTVVGDVIRRRGIMNSNDIVDGNSVIIAEIPLAETFGYSTDLRSMTQGQGTFTMELATYRETPSNVQDEIIEMKRREKEGK; this comes from the coding sequence ATGAAATTGGAGAAAGTTAGAAACATTGGGATCAGTGCCCATATCGACTCGGGCAAGACCACACTCAGCGAACGCATCTTGTTCTACGCTGGTCGAATTCACAAGATCGAAGACGTCCGTGGCGGCGGCGACGGCGCGACGATGGACCACATGGAACTGGAAAAGGAACGTGGGATCACGATCACCAGTGCCGCCACCAGCCTGGAATGGAAAGGCTACAAGGTCAATTTGATCGATACCCCCGGCCACGTCGACTTCACCGTCGAAGTTGAACGCTCGCTCCGCGTGCTCGACGGCGCCGTGCTGGTGCTCTGCAGCGTCGGCGGCGTGCAAAGCCAATCGATCACCGTCGACCGGCAAATGAAACGCTACCAGGTGCCCCGTGTCGCCTTCATCAACAAGATGGACCGCACCGGTGCCAACCCCTTCCGCGTCGTCGAACAACTCCGGGACAAACTCGGTGCCGAAGCGTTCTTGATGCAGTATCCGATCGGTGCCGAAGACAAATTCGAAGGCGTCGTCGACCTGATCGAAATGAAGTCCTACCGCTTCTCCGGCGACGAAGGCCAAAACGTCGACGTCGGCGAAGTCCCCGCCGATCTGCTGGAAAAATGCCAAGCGCAACGGATCCACATGCTCGAACAGTTGTCGATGTACAACGACGAGATGATGGAACTGTTGCTCAGCGAAGAAGAAGTGCCGTTGGAAATGATCTACAAGGTCACCCGCGATGCCGTCCTCGGCGGAGCCACGCCGGTCTACATGGGCAGTGCCTTCAAGAACAAGGGTGTCCAACCGCTGTTGGATGCCGTCAACCGATACCTGCCCAGCCCGCTGGATCGTGAAATCCGCGGCGTCGACCCCAAAGACGAAACCAAAAAGATCGAACTGAAACCCGATCCGGATGCACCGTTCGTCGGCATGGCGTTCAAGATCGTCGACGACGAGTTCGGCCAATTGACCTTCATGCGGATCTACCAGGGAACGATCGAAAAAGCCGGCACCTACGTCAACCAGCGAACCGGCCGCAAGGAACGCTTCAGTCAGATCGTGCGAATGCACAGTGACAAACGCGAAAAAGTCGACTCGGCCTGCGCCGGCGATATCGTCGCCGTCACCGGCATCGATTCGGCCAGTGGTGATACCTACGGCATCGAGCGTGATCAGTGCACGCTGGAATCGATGTTCGTCCCAGATCCTGTCATCAAGATCGCGGTCATGCCCAAGAACCGCAGCGACGGTGACAAGATGAGCAAGGCGCTGCAGCGTTTCCGCAAGGAAGACCCCACGTTCCGCGTCATGACGGACGAGGAAACCAACGAAATCTTGATCAGCGGCATGGGCGAATTGCACCTGGAAGTCTACATCGAACGGATCCGTCGCGAGTACGACGTCGAAATCGAAGTCGGGGCCCCCAAGGTCAGCTACCGCGAAAGCCCCACCCGCGCCATCGAATTCAATTACAAGCACAAGAAGCAAACCGGTGGTTCGGGACAATACGCCCACATCGTCGGCAAGCTCAGCCCGCTCGATTCGATCAGCGAAGACAGCTTCGAATTCGAAGATCACGTCGTCGGCGGTCGAATCCCCAAGCAGTACATCCCGGCCATCGAAAAAGGGTTCCGAGATATCCTGGGCAAGGGACCGCTGGCGGAATACCCCGTCGTGGGCACCAAGATCGACCTCGATGACGGCTCGTTCCACGAAGTCGACTCGTCGGAAAAGGCGTTCTACACCGCCGCCCAAGGTTGCTTCCGAGAGTACTTCAAACAAGCCGCTCCGAAGCTGCTCGAACCGATCATGAAGATCGAAATCGAGTGCCCGGAAGATTTCCAAGGGACCGTCGTCGGTGACGTCATCCGTCGCCGTGGCATCATGAACAGCAACGACATCGTCGACGGAAACAGCGTCATCATCGCTGAGATCCCGCTGGCCGAAACCTTCGGCTACTCGACCGATCTGCGCAGCATGACGCAAGGCCAAGGAACGTTCACGATGGAATTGGCGACGTATCGCGAAACACCGTCCAACGTTCAGGACGAAATCATCGAAATGAAACGCCGCGAGAAGGAAGGCAAGTAG
- the rpsR gene encoding 30S ribosomal protein S18, whose amino-acid sequence MSSRSRARKRSRVRSRAKKQDPIFVDGQRPRPMYVDYKDVELLKKMINRQGRIVGRRKSGCTAVSQHAVTAAVKRARYMALLPFQGD is encoded by the coding sequence ATGAGCTCGCGTAGCCGAGCCCGAAAACGTTCACGCGTCCGCTCCCGCGCCAAGAAGCAAGACCCGATTTTTGTCGACGGTCAGCGTCCCCGTCCGATGTACGTGGATTACAAGGACGTCGAGCTATTGAAAAAGATGATCAATCGCCAAGGTCGGATCGTCGGACGACGCAAGAGCGGTTGCACGGCCGTCAGCCAGCACGCGGTGACCGCCGCCGTCAAACGCGCCCGCTACATGGCTCTGTTGCCCTTCCAGGGCGATTGA
- a CDS encoding 4Fe-4S dicluster domain-containing protein, with product MPSPADDNQSNRKPRLNRRDLLQGRLWKLIRPSERPPLVMRYPKTRADVDASPPETSPPETPSVPPRSIGGIAIEPVRPTEFTDTAPPRSFPVFRPPGAVAEPQFLAGCTRCSDCADACPYDAIIKAPERMGAIAGTPTIDADANACLMCEDFPCISACEPGVLSHALPKTIGTAKITEHLCLAHHSTTCTVCSERCPTAGVIEVVDGKPTIDEAACTGCGVCRYVCPAPENAILLMPLFNRPSLP from the coding sequence ATGCCATCGCCGGCTGACGACAATCAATCCAATCGAAAACCGAGGCTCAATCGCCGCGATCTGCTACAGGGCAGACTGTGGAAATTGATTCGTCCCTCGGAGCGTCCGCCGCTGGTGATGCGTTATCCAAAAACACGCGCGGATGTCGACGCGTCGCCTCCAGAGACATCGCCTCCAGAAACACCGTCTGTTCCGCCCCGCAGCATCGGCGGCATCGCGATCGAACCGGTTCGACCGACCGAGTTCACCGACACGGCGCCGCCGAGATCGTTTCCGGTCTTTCGGCCTCCCGGTGCCGTCGCCGAGCCTCAGTTTCTGGCCGGTTGCACGCGCTGCAGCGATTGTGCGGATGCCTGTCCCTATGATGCGATCATCAAGGCACCGGAGCGGATGGGCGCCATCGCGGGGACGCCGACCATCGACGCCGATGCCAACGCGTGTCTGATGTGCGAGGACTTTCCTTGCATTAGCGCTTGCGAACCCGGCGTGCTGTCTCATGCGCTGCCCAAAACGATCGGCACCGCCAAGATCACCGAGCACCTGTGCCTAGCCCATCACTCGACGACCTGCACGGTTTGCAGCGAGCGTTGTCCGACGGCAGGGGTGATCGAAGTGGTCGATGGAAAGCCGACGATTGATGAAGCCGCGTGCACCGGTTGCGGCGTCTGTCGTTATGTTTGTCCGGCACCAGAAAACGCGATCCTGCTGATGCCGTTGTTCAATCGTCCGAGCTTGCCATGA
- a CDS encoding multiheme c-type cytochrome, protein MSGQDKPARRGRLMSLFLFTAIAVAAIGYLVGLSDGVPMPDGVSERSPTEVAETSAADASGKIVPAVNYAEIPGTPMGPTVAYQSKPVALSDQPEYDLFKQIEPSEADKAASSRIRSSRRAYNGAPPIIPHAVENTTDAACYACHGGGIQMAGMKASVMSHAYLANCVQCHAPPPPTPFQDQPHDVENSFVGLAAPQAGKRAYPGAPPTIPHSQWMRESCNACHGGPNGWAGMESTHPWRTNCTQCHAPSAILDQAIPAETVPMLPPLDVVVN, encoded by the coding sequence ATGAGCGGTCAAGACAAACCCGCCCGACGCGGCCGCCTGATGTCTCTGTTTCTGTTCACCGCCATCGCGGTGGCCGCGATCGGCTATCTGGTCGGACTCTCCGACGGTGTGCCGATGCCCGATGGCGTGTCCGAGCGCTCTCCCACCGAGGTTGCCGAAACCTCCGCGGCCGATGCGTCGGGCAAGATCGTCCCGGCGGTCAACTATGCGGAGATTCCCGGCACGCCGATGGGGCCGACCGTCGCGTACCAATCCAAGCCCGTCGCGCTCTCGGATCAGCCGGAGTATGATCTGTTCAAGCAGATCGAGCCGAGTGAAGCCGACAAAGCGGCATCGAGTCGAATCCGGTCGTCTCGGAGGGCGTACAACGGGGCCCCGCCGATCATTCCGCACGCGGTAGAAAACACGACCGATGCGGCCTGCTACGCCTGCCACGGCGGTGGGATTCAAATGGCCGGGATGAAGGCCAGCGTGATGTCACACGCGTATTTGGCCAACTGCGTCCAGTGCCACGCACCGCCGCCGCCGACGCCGTTTCAAGATCAACCGCACGATGTCGAGAACAGCTTCGTCGGCCTGGCGGCACCCCAGGCCGGCAAACGGGCCTACCCCGGTGCGCCCCCGACGATTCCGCATTCGCAGTGGATGCGAGAGAGCTGTAACGCCTGTCACGGCGGACCCAACGGTTGGGCCGGGATGGAATCGACGCACCCCTGGCGCACCAATTGCACTCAATGCCACGCGCCGTCGGCGATCCTGGATCAAGCCATTCCGGCTGAGACCGTTCCGATGTTGCCGCCGCTGGATGTGGTGGTGAATTAG
- a CDS encoding molybdopterin-dependent oxidoreductase, whose translation MDSKRRGFLKSAAMAAASSMVLGDAEFSLPVLGAADPPTDGDELTWNKAPCRFCGTGCHVQVGVHDGRVVAVAGDKAAEVNKGLLCVKGYHVGGILYGDDRLTKPLLRKDGRLVEIEWDEALDIVAQRIMAAPEKFAFYGSGQWTIPEGYAAQKFMKGGLSNNHIDPNARLCMASAVTGFLATYGVDEPAGCYDDLDACDVLITWGNNPAEMHPILFSRVTDRRSRGENVRIIDISTRRTRTTDAANDYLEMAPHGDVAISLGIMNQLIASDSYDKDFVAKHCAFRAPESDTPTLQGEAISEDEFRKRIAAYTPERVEELSGVPADQIRMLGKLFGDRDLRITSLWCMGMNQHTMGTAINSLVHGVHLLSGHFGRPGDAPTSLTGQPSACGTVREVGTLAHALPGGRVVANPDHRAQCEGFWNVPAGRISPTPGYHTVKMFDQFTKSADEGGDIDTVFVQVTNPGQTLPNLNKLFNDKEKLKDKFLIVSEVYPTATTQLADLILPAALWVEKNGIFGNSERRTQQWFKMVDPPGEARDDTWMTIAIAHRLLELGHEGMKDKDGEFIFAVKDEQGEEVPIWEFEHYYDVNVDKHLFEEYRQFTTMKHKNLAPYDEYVKARGLRWPVVQQDDGSWRETRFRFAGFDDPFVAEGEEFDFYHSSSGDGRAQVWFHDYQPPPEVPDDDYPMWLCTGRVLEHWHTGTMTRRLPQLNRAMPTGYVEMNLQDALAQNIRQGETVVIESRRGTTQLPVWIDGRGRPPRGTVFVPFFDETKLINNCTLDEHDPFSKQPDYKKCAVRVRKLSEASS comes from the coding sequence ATGGATTCAAAGCGACGTGGTTTTCTCAAGTCCGCCGCGATGGCTGCGGCCAGTTCGATGGTGCTCGGCGACGCAGAGTTTTCCTTGCCGGTGCTCGGCGCGGCCGATCCGCCCACCGACGGTGATGAATTGACGTGGAACAAGGCGCCGTGTCGATTCTGCGGAACCGGTTGCCACGTCCAAGTCGGTGTGCACGACGGCCGCGTTGTGGCGGTCGCCGGCGACAAAGCCGCTGAGGTCAACAAGGGGCTGTTGTGCGTCAAGGGCTATCACGTCGGCGGCATCTTGTATGGTGACGATCGATTGACCAAACCGTTGCTTCGCAAAGACGGCCGTTTGGTCGAAATCGAGTGGGACGAAGCGCTCGACATCGTCGCCCAGCGCATCATGGCGGCTCCCGAGAAGTTCGCGTTCTACGGCAGCGGTCAATGGACCATCCCCGAAGGTTACGCGGCACAGAAGTTCATGAAAGGTGGTTTGTCCAACAATCATATCGATCCCAATGCGCGGTTGTGCATGGCGTCGGCCGTGACCGGGTTTCTGGCGACGTACGGGGTCGACGAGCCGGCCGGATGCTACGACGATCTGGACGCCTGCGATGTCCTGATCACCTGGGGCAATAACCCCGCGGAAATGCATCCGATTCTGTTTTCGCGGGTGACCGATCGACGCTCCCGCGGGGAAAACGTTCGCATCATCGACATTTCCACCCGCCGAACGCGGACCACCGACGCGGCCAACGACTATCTGGAAATGGCCCCCCACGGCGACGTGGCGATCTCGTTGGGGATCATGAATCAGTTGATCGCTTCGGATTCCTACGACAAAGACTTTGTTGCAAAACACTGCGCGTTTCGGGCGCCCGAATCCGATACCCCGACGCTGCAAGGTGAGGCGATTTCGGAGGACGAGTTTCGCAAACGGATCGCGGCGTACACCCCCGAACGTGTCGAAGAGCTTTCGGGCGTTCCCGCCGACCAGATCCGCATGTTGGGCAAACTGTTCGGGGACCGCGACCTGCGGATCACCAGTTTGTGGTGCATGGGGATGAACCAACACACGATGGGCACGGCAATCAACTCGCTGGTCCACGGCGTCCATCTGCTGAGCGGTCACTTCGGACGTCCCGGCGATGCGCCGACCAGTCTGACCGGGCAACCGTCCGCCTGTGGGACGGTTCGCGAAGTCGGCACGTTGGCCCATGCCTTGCCGGGCGGTCGGGTGGTCGCCAATCCGGATCACCGCGCCCAGTGTGAAGGGTTTTGGAACGTGCCGGCCGGACGCATCAGCCCCACGCCGGGCTATCACACCGTCAAGATGTTCGACCAGTTCACCAAATCTGCCGATGAAGGGGGCGACATCGACACGGTCTTTGTCCAGGTCACCAATCCGGGGCAAACCCTGCCCAACTTGAACAAATTGTTCAACGACAAAGAAAAGCTGAAAGACAAGTTCTTGATCGTCTCGGAGGTCTACCCGACGGCGACCACGCAATTGGCCGATCTGATTTTGCCGGCCGCGCTGTGGGTCGAAAAGAACGGGATCTTCGGCAACAGCGAACGCCGCACCCAACAGTGGTTCAAGATGGTCGACCCGCCAGGGGAGGCCCGCGACGACACCTGGATGACGATCGCTATCGCGCACCGGTTGCTGGAACTCGGTCACGAAGGGATGAAAGACAAGGACGGTGAATTTATCTTTGCGGTCAAAGATGAGCAGGGCGAAGAGGTCCCGATTTGGGAATTCGAACATTATTACGACGTCAATGTCGACAAGCATCTGTTCGAGGAGTATCGCCAGTTCACGACGATGAAACACAAGAACCTGGCGCCGTATGACGAGTATGTCAAAGCCCGTGGTTTGCGTTGGCCGGTCGTTCAACAGGACGATGGATCGTGGCGTGAAACGCGATTTCGTTTCGCCGGCTTCGACGACCCGTTCGTGGCCGAAGGTGAGGAATTCGACTTCTATCATTCCAGCAGCGGTGATGGACGCGCCCAGGTTTGGTTCCACGATTACCAACCGCCGCCGGAGGTTCCCGACGACGACTATCCGATGTGGCTGTGCACCGGTCGAGTCTTGGAGCATTGGCACACCGGGACGATGACCCGGCGTCTGCCCCAGCTCAACCGCGCGATGCCGACCGGTTATGTCGAAATGAATCTGCAGGATGCTTTGGCGCAGAACATTCGCCAAGGTGAAACGGTGGTGATCGAATCCCGGCGCGGCACAACGCAGCTGCCGGTGTGGATCGACGGCCGCGGCCGGCCGCCACGCGGAACGGTCTTCGTCCCGTTCTTTGACGAAACAAAACTGATCAACAACTGCACCTTGGACGAACACGATCCGTTCTCCAAGCAACCCGATTACAAGAAGTGCGCCGTCCGGGTTCGCAAGCTCAGTGAGGCGTCATCATGA
- a CDS encoding cytochrome c3 family protein, translating into MTRIASLLSAGVVCTAVLMVVVCWDGAPPRDKSHSERDVAAQSISSAPSGGPAHASAEAQRTVGETAHHAVVVRQPEGPPLIELAETDPQGRTGKVACSTCHSVRKPNLANRTSASLDEFHQGLTFNHGTLACYACHNPDQSDALRLADGSLVEYRDVMTLCSQCHAAQATAFRHGAHGGMNGHWDLSRGPQTKNNCIDCHDPHEPSYPKMIVGFKPRDRFLKDETTHDDHE; encoded by the coding sequence ATGACGCGAATCGCCAGTCTTCTTTCAGCCGGTGTCGTTTGTACAGCCGTGCTGATGGTGGTGGTGTGCTGGGACGGCGCACCGCCGCGCGACAAATCGCACAGCGAGCGCGACGTTGCGGCGCAGTCGATCTCTTCAGCGCCATCCGGCGGACCGGCTCACGCATCCGCTGAGGCGCAACGCACCGTCGGTGAGACAGCGCATCACGCCGTCGTCGTCCGCCAGCCCGAAGGCCCACCGTTGATCGAGCTGGCCGAAACGGACCCGCAAGGGCGGACGGGCAAGGTCGCCTGCTCGACCTGTCATAGCGTCCGTAAACCCAACCTTGCCAACCGAACCAGCGCCTCGCTGGACGAGTTCCACCAGGGTTTGACGTTCAATCACGGCACGTTGGCGTGTTATGCCTGCCACAACCCCGACCAGTCCGACGCCTTGCGACTGGCCGATGGCAGTTTGGTCGAGTATCGCGACGTGATGACATTGTGTTCGCAATGCCATGCCGCCCAGGCGACCGCATTTCGACATGGTGCCCACGGCGGAATGAACGGTCATTGGGATCTGTCGCGTGGTCCGCAAACGAAAAACAACTGCATCGATTGCCACGACCCCCACGAGCCGAGTTACCCCAAGATGATCGTCGGCTTCAAGCCACGGGATCGCTTTCTGAAGGATGAAACGACGCATGACGACCACGAATGA
- a CDS encoding 4Fe-4S dicluster domain-containing protein: MTTTNDSPPKGEDGRDRSLPVIANPSRRTAVKGAFATLGAAAFVAAVSPLRQAAERTSAAEFMQSHYKRLTDEDKRKIIERLEAEAKENHGVEVEIADDRPIPGTKFVYAINLSVCNGNGKCVEACHKENNHDRSTGQSYIRVLEMPKGTMDMEEGNTTYSGVVPKDDKFYLPVQCQQCDEPPCVDVCPVKATWKEEDGIVVVDYNWCIGCRYCEAACPYHARRFNWKQAEIPAEEINPDQSYLSNRLRPVGVVEKCTYCLHRTRRGKLPACLEACPTGARVFGNILDPDSNIRWILENKRVYILKEELGTKPAFFYYFD, translated from the coding sequence ATGACGACCACGAATGATTCGCCACCGAAGGGAGAGGACGGGCGTGATCGGTCGCTGCCTGTCATCGCAAATCCCAGCCGTCGCACCGCGGTCAAAGGCGCATTCGCGACCCTGGGCGCCGCCGCCTTTGTCGCCGCGGTTTCCCCGTTGCGGCAAGCCGCCGAGCGGACCTCGGCGGCCGAATTCATGCAGTCCCACTACAAACGCTTGACCGATGAAGACAAACGCAAAATCATCGAGCGGCTGGAAGCGGAGGCGAAAGAAAACCATGGCGTCGAGGTCGAGATCGCTGACGACCGTCCGATTCCGGGTACCAAGTTTGTCTACGCGATCAACTTGAGTGTTTGCAACGGCAACGGAAAGTGCGTCGAAGCCTGTCACAAAGAGAACAATCACGACCGTTCGACCGGCCAGTCGTACATCCGTGTTTTGGAAATGCCCAAGGGCACGATGGACATGGAAGAGGGCAACACGACGTACAGCGGCGTGGTCCCCAAGGACGACAAATTTTACTTGCCGGTCCAGTGCCAGCAGTGTGACGAACCGCCTTGCGTCGATGTTTGTCCGGTCAAAGCGACCTGGAAGGAAGAGGATGGGATCGTCGTGGTCGATTACAACTGGTGCATCGGTTGCCGGTACTGTGAAGCGGCCTGTCCCTACCACGCCCGGCGTTTCAATTGGAAACAGGCGGAGATTCCGGCCGAGGAGATCAATCCGGACCAAAGTTACCTGAGCAATCGCCTTCGCCCGGTCGGGGTGGTGGAAAAGTGCACGTATTGTCTGCATCGGACACGGCGCGGCAAGCTGCCCGCCTGCTTGGAAGCTTGCCCGACCGGCGCCCGCGTGTTCGGAAACATTTTGGACCCCGATTCGAACATCCGTTGGATCCTGGAAAACAAACGGGTCTACATCCTGAAGGAAGAACTGGGGACCAAACCGGCGTTCTTTTACTACTTCGACTAA
- a CDS encoding acyl-CoA thioesterase has protein sequence MSFRTRRIVEFRDTDAAGIVHFSAFFPWMESAEHEMLRSLGIKVLPDSHDDPSVTWPRVSVSCDYANAARFEDWLDIEVSVVHIGRSSIRYEVTFSRQDGSGGAVPVAKGATVVVCCRLRPRGGLEKVAIPDDIRVKLESL, from the coding sequence ATGAGTTTTCGGACTCGTCGCATTGTCGAGTTTCGTGACACGGATGCCGCCGGAATTGTTCATTTTTCGGCGTTTTTTCCGTGGATGGAATCCGCCGAGCACGAAATGCTGCGGTCGTTGGGAATCAAGGTCTTGCCCGATTCACACGACGACCCCTCGGTGACTTGGCCCCGCGTCAGCGTCAGTTGCGATTATGCGAACGCTGCGCGATTCGAAGATTGGCTGGACATCGAGGTCTCGGTCGTCCACATCGGCCGCTCCAGCATCCGTTACGAGGTGACGTTTTCACGCCAAGACGGAAGCGGGGGTGCAGTCCCGGTCGCCAAAGGGGCGACGGTTGTTGTCTGCTGTCGTCTTCGGCCCCGGGGGGGACTGGAAAAAGTGGCAATCCCCGATGACATCCGCGTTAAGCTGGAGTCGCTGTAG